In Thioalkalivibrio sp. XN279, a single window of DNA contains:
- the recA gene encoding recombinase RecA has protein sequence MDDNRKKALAAALGQIEKQFGKGSVMRMGDSAIVRDVPVVSTGSLGLDVALGIGGLPRGRVVEIYGPESSGKTTLTLQVIAEAQKAGGTAAFVDAEHALDPTYAEKLGVNLDDLLVSQPDTGEQALEITDMLVRSGAVDVIVVDSVAALTPKAEIEGEMGDSHVGLQARLMSQALRKLTGTIKRTNAMVIFINQIRMKIGVMFGSPETTTGGNALKFYSSVRLDIRRIGALKKGDEVIGNQTRVKVVKNKVAPPFRQAEFEILYGTGISREGEIIDLGVAHNIVEKSGSWYSYKGDRIGQGKDNVRQFLVDNPEIAADIERQLRDILLPKKAGAAQEADAEETAG, from the coding sequence ATGGACGACAACCGCAAGAAGGCCCTGGCCGCCGCACTCGGCCAGATCGAGAAACAGTTTGGCAAGGGCTCCGTGATGCGCATGGGCGACTCGGCCATCGTGCGCGATGTGCCCGTCGTGTCCACGGGTTCGCTCGGTCTCGACGTCGCACTTGGCATCGGCGGCCTGCCGCGCGGGCGCGTGGTCGAGATCTACGGCCCGGAGTCGTCGGGCAAGACCACCCTGACGCTGCAGGTCATCGCCGAGGCGCAGAAGGCGGGCGGCACGGCGGCCTTCGTCGACGCCGAGCATGCGCTCGACCCGACTTACGCCGAGAAGCTGGGTGTGAACCTGGATGACCTGCTGGTTTCCCAGCCGGACACCGGCGAGCAGGCGCTTGAGATCACCGACATGCTGGTGCGCTCGGGCGCCGTGGACGTGATCGTGGTCGACTCGGTGGCGGCGCTGACGCCGAAGGCCGAGATCGAGGGCGAGATGGGTGATTCCCACGTCGGCCTGCAGGCGCGCCTCATGTCGCAGGCGCTGCGCAAGCTCACCGGCACCATCAAGCGCACCAACGCCATGGTGATCTTCATCAACCAGATCCGCATGAAGATCGGCGTGATGTTCGGCAGCCCGGAGACCACCACCGGCGGCAACGCGCTGAAGTTCTACTCCTCGGTGCGGCTCGATATCCGTCGCATCGGCGCGCTGAAGAAGGGCGACGAGGTGATCGGCAACCAGACGCGCGTGAAGGTGGTGAAGAACAAGGTGGCGCCGCCCTTCCGCCAGGCTGAGTTCGAGATTCTCTACGGCACGGGCATCAGCCGCGAGGGCGAGATCATCGACCTCGGCGTGGCGCACAACATCGTCGAGAAATCCGGCTCCTGGTACAGCTACAAGGGCGACCGGATCGGGCAGGGCAAGGACAACGTGCGCCAGTTCCTGGTCGACAACCCGGAGATCGCCGCCGACATCGAGCGGCAGCTGCGCGACATCCTGCTGCCGAAGAAGGCGGGCGCCGCGCAGGAGGCCGATGCGGAAGAAACGGCAGGCTGA
- a CDS encoding hemolysin family protein, which yields MTLLIVFFLFAILVSFACSIWESVLLSVTPSYVNRANQEGSRTGKLLNEFKQDIDRPLAAILTLNTFAHTIGAIGVGAQASRLWGAGGFELGGVMIDYEAVVAAVTTLGILVLSEIIPKTLGANYWQQLAPFAVRAIKVLIIVLYPLVWMSQVITQFMKKDKEHPVFSRAEFLAMTEMGRTEGQLDEQEAEVIRNLLNLNQLRVHDVMTPRPVVVAGDREQTVAEFLEENPELVFSRIPVFDDEIDTVTGVVFKDDLLAAMAAGEGDRVLAEMERQALFIPETLTLTKVLPQLLDNRQQLAVAVDEYGVTAGVITVEDVLETLLGLEIMDEKDSVADLQRLARERWKERHERLGIPTAKS from the coding sequence ATGACGCTACTCATCGTCTTCTTCCTGTTTGCCATCCTGGTCTCCTTCGCGTGCTCGATCTGGGAGTCGGTGCTGTTGTCCGTGACCCCGAGCTACGTCAATCGCGCCAACCAGGAAGGCTCGCGCACCGGCAAGCTGTTGAACGAGTTCAAGCAGGACATCGACCGGCCGCTGGCGGCCATCCTGACGCTGAACACCTTCGCGCACACCATCGGCGCCATCGGCGTGGGGGCCCAGGCGAGCCGGTTGTGGGGTGCGGGCGGTTTCGAGCTCGGCGGCGTGATGATCGACTACGAGGCGGTCGTCGCGGCCGTCACCACGCTCGGCATCCTGGTGCTCTCGGAGATCATCCCCAAGACCCTCGGCGCCAATTACTGGCAGCAGCTCGCGCCGTTCGCGGTGCGCGCGATCAAGGTCCTCATCATTGTGCTCTACCCGCTGGTGTGGATGAGCCAGGTCATCACGCAGTTCATGAAGAAAGACAAGGAACACCCGGTGTTCAGCCGCGCCGAGTTCCTTGCCATGACCGAGATGGGCCGGACGGAGGGACAGCTGGACGAGCAGGAGGCCGAGGTCATCCGCAACCTGCTCAACCTCAACCAGCTCAGGGTGCACGACGTGATGACGCCGCGCCCGGTGGTGGTCGCGGGCGACCGCGAACAGACCGTGGCGGAGTTCCTGGAAGAAAACCCGGAGCTCGTTTTTTCGCGCATCCCCGTGTTCGACGACGAGATCGACACCGTCACCGGGGTGGTCTTCAAGGACGACCTGCTGGCGGCGATGGCCGCCGGCGAGGGGGATCGCGTGCTCGCCGAAATGGAACGCCAGGCGTTGTTCATACCGGAGACGCTGACCCTGACCAAGGTGTTGCCACAGCTGCTCGACAACCGCCAGCAGCTCGCCGTCGCGGTCGACGAGTACGGCGTCACGGCCGGGGTGATCACCGTCGAGGACGTACTCGAGACGTTGCTCGGGCTGGAGATCATGGACGAGAAGGACTCCGTCGCCGACCTGCAGCGTCTGGCGCGCGAGCGCTGGAAAGAGCGCCACGAGCGCCTCGGCATCCCCACGGCGAAAAGCTAA
- the thpR gene encoding RNA 2',3'-cyclic phosphodiesterase, translating to MKLRLFYALWPAPEVRDALSASARPLLEACRGRRVPKRNYHLTLAFLGRVPEQRLDEFHEAAGQVAVEPFTLRIDRHGHWRGPQVAWLGCSSPPAAATRLADNLRAALEPLGFKPDPRPFRPHLTVLRGCRACDFEGEIAPVEWPVSSFVLACSETLPAGPVYRVVWSPG from the coding sequence GTGAAGCTGCGGTTGTTCTACGCGCTGTGGCCCGCCCCGGAGGTTCGCGATGCCCTGTCCGCCTCCGCGCGTCCCCTGCTCGAGGCCTGCCGCGGCCGGCGCGTGCCCAAGCGCAACTACCACCTCACCCTCGCCTTTCTCGGCAGGGTGCCGGAGCAGCGCCTGGACGAGTTCCATGAAGCCGCCGGGCAGGTCGCCGTCGAGCCCTTCACCCTGCGCATCGACCGCCACGGCCACTGGCGCGGTCCCCAGGTGGCGTGGCTGGGCTGCAGCAGCCCGCCCGCCGCCGCCACGCGGCTCGCCGACAACCTGCGCGCGGCGCTGGAGCCGCTGGGCTTCAAGCCCGACCCGCGGCCGTTCCGGCCGCACCTGACGGTGCTGCGCGGCTGCCGGGCCTGCGATTTCGAGGGCGAGATCGCGCCGGTCGAGTGGCCGGTCAGCAGTTTCGTGCTCGCCTGCTCGGAGACCTTGCCGGCGGGCCCCGTTTACCGCGTCGTCTGGTCTCCGGGCTGA
- the mutS gene encoding DNA mismatch repair protein MutS, which translates to MSTPDHSQHTPMMRQFLRIKAEYPDILLFYRMGDFYELFYDDARRAAKLIDITLTTRGQSAGQPIPMAGVPVHSVEGYLAKLLRQGESVAICEQIGDPATSKGPVERQVVRVVTPGTVTDEGLLDERNEVLLACVHVGAAGIGLAWLDLAGGRFRVARLDGAEALAAELERLQPAELLVDEDARLPAVVRERAGVKTRPPWHFDLDTATRLLCKQFGVSDLAGFGCAELPEAVQAAGCLLQYVLDTQRSALPHLRGLGTETRDEALVMDAATRRNLELDRSLTGRHEHTLLGVMDETATPMGGRLLRRWLNRPLRDRAVLEGRHEAVERLLLEGDVEGLREALRGIPDLERILARVALRSARPRDLAGLRDGLGRLPALRALLAGVAAPRLGALADECGEHDDTFGLLVRAVVEQPPMLVRDGGVIAPGWDAELDELRALSTQADGFLEALEARERERTGLPSLKVGYNRVHGYYIEISRTQAKNAPADYSRRQTLKGAERFITPELKEFEDKVLSARERALAREKALYDDLVEALVAQLGPLQLMAAAVAEIDVLANLAERAAALNLSRPRLVAQPRLAISGGRHLVVERVSDQPFIPNDLALDAGRRMLVITGPNMGGKSTYMRQAALIVILAHAGSFVPAESAELGPVDRIFTRIGASDDLAGGRSTFMVEMTEAANILNNATAHSLVLMDEIGRGTSTFDGLSLAWACAHFIGEQLGAFTLFATHYFELTALAKELPACANVHLDATEHEGKLVFLHSVRDGPANQSYGLQVAALAGVPPQVIRRARGYLRELEQGRIAVPGPQPELPLFEAPARTASDPALERLHSIDPDSLTPRAALELIYELKALVAEHTGAKPTGKPRS; encoded by the coding sequence ATGAGCACCCCCGATCACTCACAACACACGCCCATGATGCGCCAGTTCCTGCGCATCAAGGCCGAGTACCCGGACATCCTCCTGTTCTACCGCATGGGGGATTTCTACGAGCTCTTCTACGACGACGCGCGGCGCGCGGCGAAGCTCATCGACATCACCCTCACCACGCGCGGGCAGAGCGCGGGCCAGCCGATTCCGATGGCCGGGGTGCCGGTGCACAGCGTGGAGGGTTACCTGGCGAAGCTGCTGCGCCAGGGCGAGTCGGTGGCGATCTGCGAGCAGATCGGCGATCCGGCCACGAGCAAGGGCCCGGTGGAGCGCCAGGTGGTGCGCGTGGTCACGCCCGGCACCGTGACCGACGAGGGCCTGCTGGACGAGCGCAACGAGGTGCTGCTGGCCTGCGTGCACGTCGGCGCGGCCGGCATCGGGCTGGCGTGGCTGGACCTCGCGGGCGGGCGTTTCCGCGTGGCGCGCCTGGACGGCGCCGAGGCGCTGGCGGCGGAGCTGGAGCGGCTGCAGCCGGCGGAGCTCTTGGTGGACGAGGACGCGCGCCTGCCGGCGGTGGTGCGCGAGCGCGCCGGGGTGAAGACGCGGCCGCCCTGGCATTTCGACCTCGACACCGCGACACGATTGCTGTGCAAGCAATTCGGCGTCAGCGACCTGGCCGGGTTCGGTTGCGCCGAGCTGCCTGAGGCGGTGCAGGCGGCGGGCTGCCTGCTGCAGTACGTGCTCGACACCCAGCGCAGCGCCCTGCCCCACCTGCGCGGCCTCGGCACGGAAACACGCGACGAGGCGCTCGTCATGGACGCGGCCACGCGCCGCAACCTGGAGCTGGACCGCAGCCTGACGGGGCGCCACGAGCACACCCTGCTCGGCGTCATGGACGAGACCGCGACGCCCATGGGCGGGCGGCTGCTGCGGCGCTGGCTCAACCGCCCGCTGCGCGACCGCGCCGTGCTGGAAGGCCGGCACGAAGCGGTGGAACGACTGTTGCTGGAGGGCGACGTCGAGGGCCTGCGCGAAGCGTTGCGCGGCATCCCCGACCTCGAGCGCATCCTCGCTCGCGTAGCGCTGCGCTCGGCCCGCCCGCGCGACCTGGCCGGCTTGCGCGACGGGCTGGGGCGACTGCCGGCATTGCGCGCCCTGCTCGCCGGCGTTGCGGCGCCGCGGCTGGGGGCGCTGGCCGACGAATGCGGCGAACACGACGACACCTTCGGCCTGCTGGTGCGCGCCGTCGTCGAGCAGCCGCCGATGCTGGTGCGCGACGGCGGCGTCATCGCGCCGGGCTGGGACGCGGAGCTGGACGAGCTGCGCGCGCTGTCCACCCAGGCGGACGGTTTCCTCGAGGCGCTGGAGGCGCGCGAGCGCGAGCGCACCGGGCTGCCCTCGCTCAAGGTCGGCTACAACCGCGTGCACGGCTATTACATCGAGATCAGCCGCACCCAGGCGAAGAACGCACCGGCGGACTACAGCCGCCGCCAGACGCTGAAGGGCGCCGAGCGCTTCATCACGCCGGAGCTGAAGGAATTCGAGGACAAGGTGCTGTCCGCGCGCGAACGCGCGCTGGCGCGCGAGAAGGCCCTGTACGACGACCTGGTGGAAGCGCTGGTGGCACAGCTCGGCCCGCTGCAGCTCATGGCTGCGGCCGTGGCGGAGATCGACGTGCTGGCGAACCTGGCGGAGCGGGCCGCAGCGCTGAACCTGAGCCGCCCGCGCCTGGTGGCCCAGCCGCGCCTCGCCATCAGCGGCGGGCGCCACCTGGTCGTGGAAAGGGTCTCCGACCAGCCTTTCATCCCGAACGACCTGGCGCTGGATGCCGGCCGGCGCATGCTGGTGATCACCGGCCCGAACATGGGCGGCAAGTCGACCTACATGCGCCAGGCGGCGCTGATCGTGATCCTCGCCCATGCCGGCAGCTTCGTGCCGGCGGAATCTGCCGAGCTCGGGCCCGTGGACCGCATCTTCACCCGCATCGGGGCCTCGGACGACCTCGCCGGCGGCCGCTCGACCTTCATGGTGGAGATGACCGAGGCGGCGAACATCCTCAACAACGCCACCGCGCACAGCCTGGTGCTGATGGACGAGATCGGGCGCGGCACCAGCACCTTCGACGGCCTGTCGCTGGCCTGGGCCTGCGCGCATTTCATCGGCGAGCAGCTCGGCGCCTTCACGCTGTTCGCCACGCATTACTTCGAGCTCACCGCGCTGGCGAAAGAACTGCCCGCCTGCGCCAACGTGCACCTGGACGCCACCGAGCACGAGGGCAAGCTGGTGTTCCTGCACAGCGTGCGCGACGGCCCGGCGAACCAGAGCTACGGGCTGCAGGTGGCGGCGCTGGCCGGCGTGCCGCCGCAGGTCATCCGGCGCGCGCGCGGCTACCTGCGCGAGCTGGAGCAGGGTCGTATCGCCGTACCGGGGCCGCAACCGGAGCTGCCGCTGTTCGAGGCGCCGGCACGCACGGCGTCCGATCCGGCGCTGGAGCGCTTGCACAGCATCGACCCGGACAGCCTCACGCCACGCGCCGCGCTGGAACTGATTTACGAACTCAAGGCGCTGGTGGCTGAACACACCGGCGCCAAGCCCACGGGGAAACCTCGCTCATGA
- a CDS encoding CinA family protein encodes MIPDDERLIKLAREVGVWLAARDERLATAESCTAGWIAKAMTDVPGSSEWFIGGIASYADEAKTTLLGVPAAVIEKDGAVSQAVVEAMARGAIERTGANRAVAVSGIAGPAGGTPEKPVGTVWFAWARRDGEEIKVKTRLEHYQGDREGIRRQAVGRALAGVMMS; translated from the coding sequence ATGATCCCCGACGACGAACGCCTCATAAAGCTTGCCCGCGAAGTCGGCGTCTGGCTCGCGGCGCGCGACGAGCGCCTCGCCACCGCCGAGTCCTGCACCGCGGGGTGGATCGCCAAGGCCATGACGGACGTGCCCGGCAGCTCCGAGTGGTTCATCGGCGGTATCGCCAGCTACGCCGATGAAGCAAAAACTACACTGCTCGGCGTGCCCGCCGCGGTGATCGAGAAGGACGGCGCCGTCAGCCAGGCCGTGGTCGAAGCCATGGCCCGCGGCGCCATCGAACGCACGGGCGCGAACCGGGCCGTCGCCGTGAGCGGCATCGCCGGGCCGGCGGGCGGCACGCCGGAAAAGCCGGTCGGCACGGTGTGGTTCGCCTGGGCGCGGCGCGACGGCGAGGAGATCAAGGTCAAGACCCGCCTGGAGCACTACCAGGGCGACCGCGAGGGCATCCGCCGCCAGGCCGTCGGCCGCGCGCTGGCCGGGGTCATGATGAGTTGA